Proteins encoded within one genomic window of Streptomyces sp. NBC_00523:
- the cofC gene encoding 2-phospho-L-lactate guanylyltransferase: protein MRIEGGTATNTDPAGRWSLVVPLKPLARAKSRLAPASGALLRPRLALAFARDTVAAALSCPDVADVVVVTDDTAAGAALAALGALVVPDAPGAGLNAALAHGERAARSGRPGRPVAALNADLPALRPAELSRVLEFSAAFPRAFVPDAAGIGTTFLSAAPGVELRPAFGGPSRVRHLASGAVEITLPGIDSVRRDVDTGEDLRVALELGVGPFTAGRWAAGAFARDR, encoded by the coding sequence ATGCGTATCGAGGGAGGGACCGCCACGAACACCGACCCGGCCGGCCGCTGGTCCCTGGTCGTCCCGTTGAAGCCCCTGGCGCGGGCCAAGAGCAGGCTGGCGCCCGCCTCCGGCGCGCTGTTGCGGCCCCGGCTGGCCCTCGCCTTCGCCCGGGACACGGTGGCCGCCGCGCTGTCCTGCCCGGATGTGGCGGATGTGGTGGTCGTCACGGACGACACGGCGGCGGGGGCGGCGCTGGCCGCGCTCGGCGCCCTGGTCGTGCCCGATGCGCCGGGGGCCGGGCTCAACGCGGCCCTCGCGCACGGTGAGCGGGCGGCCAGGTCGGGCAGGCCGGGGCGGCCGGTGGCCGCGCTCAACGCGGATCTGCCCGCGCTGCGGCCGGCGGAATTGTCCCGGGTCCTCGAATTCTCTGCCGCTTTTCCCCGCGCATTTGTTCCCGATGCGGCGGGAATCGGGACCACATTTCTGTCGGCTGCGCCGGGGGTGGAATTGAGGCCCGCATTCGGCGGCCCGTCCCGGGTGCGCCATCTGGCGTCGGGCGCGGTGGAAATCACGCTGCCGGGGATCGATTCGGTGCGCCGGGACGTGGACACCGGCGAGGACCTGCGGGTGGCGCTGGAACTGGGCGTCGGCCCGTTCACGGCGGGCCGCTGGGCCGCCGGGGCGTTCGCGCGGGACCGATAG
- a CDS encoding lysophospholipid acyltransferase family protein, whose protein sequence is MSRRRIGFWYRLAAVIAKPPLVVLFKRDWRGTEHIPADGGFITAVNHNSYLDPLSYGHFQYNTGRVPRFLAKAGLFKGAFIGTMLRGTGQIPVYRETTNAMDAFRAAVGAIERGECVCFYPEGTLTRDPDMWPMAGKTGAARVALMTRAPVIPVAQWGANEAMPPYATEKKMRLLPRKTLRVKAGPPVDLSRFYDQEPTPEVLREATEVIMRAVTAQLEEIRGQQAPAEPYDHRKARAEQRRRAQGEGRT, encoded by the coding sequence GTGTCCCGCCGCAGAATCGGCTTCTGGTACCGCCTGGCGGCGGTCATCGCGAAACCGCCGCTGGTGGTTCTGTTCAAGCGCGACTGGCGGGGAACGGAACACATTCCGGCCGACGGCGGATTCATCACAGCGGTCAACCACAACTCGTACCTGGACCCGCTCTCGTACGGGCACTTCCAGTACAACACCGGCCGCGTGCCGCGCTTTCTGGCCAAGGCGGGGCTCTTCAAGGGTGCCTTCATCGGCACGATGCTGCGCGGCACCGGCCAGATCCCCGTCTACCGCGAGACCACCAACGCGATGGACGCCTTCCGGGCCGCCGTCGGCGCCATCGAGCGCGGCGAGTGCGTCTGCTTCTACCCCGAGGGCACCCTCACCCGCGACCCCGACATGTGGCCGATGGCCGGCAAGACCGGCGCCGCCCGCGTCGCGTTGATGACCCGGGCCCCCGTCATCCCGGTCGCGCAGTGGGGCGCCAACGAGGCGATGCCGCCGTACGCCACCGAGAAGAAGATGCGCCTCCTGCCCCGCAAGACCCTCCGGGTCAAGGCCGGACCGCCCGTCGACCTCTCCCGGTTCTACGACCAGGAGCCGACGCCCGAGGTGCTGCGCGAGGCGACCGAGGTGATCATGCGCGCGGTCACCGCGCAGCTGGAGGAGATCCGGGGGCAGCAGGCACCCGCCGAGCCCTACGATCACCGCAAGGCCCGCGCCGAACAGCGGCGCAGGGCCCAAGGAGAGGGACGCACGTGA
- a CDS encoding NAD(P)H-dependent glycerol-3-phosphate dehydrogenase — protein sequence MTHRPKAAVFGTGSWGTAFAVVLADAGCEVTLWGRRAEVAEAVNTTRTNPEYLPGIELPASVRATTDAAEALRGADYAVLVVPSQTLRANLAAWVPHLEPQTVLVSLMKGVELGTAKRMSEVIEDVTQVSPDRIAVITGPNLAKEIAERRPAAAVVACRDETVAQRLQAACHTPYFRPYTSTDVVGCELGGAVKNVIGLAVGIADGMGLGDNTKGSLITRGLAETIRLGAAMGADPLTFSGLAGLGDLVATCSSPLSRNHTFGTNLGRGMTLQETIAATKQTAEGVKSCESVLDLARRHGVEMPLTETIVSIVHEGKPPKVAVKELMSRSAKAERH from the coding sequence GTGACGCACCGCCCGAAGGCCGCCGTCTTCGGAACCGGCTCCTGGGGTACCGCCTTCGCCGTCGTCCTCGCGGACGCGGGCTGCGAAGTGACGCTCTGGGGCCGCCGGGCCGAGGTCGCGGAGGCCGTCAACACCACCCGTACCAACCCCGAGTACCTGCCGGGCATCGAGCTGCCCGCCTCGGTCCGGGCCACCACGGACGCGGCCGAGGCGCTGCGCGGCGCCGACTACGCGGTGCTCGTCGTGCCCTCCCAGACGCTGCGCGCCAACCTCGCCGCCTGGGTCCCGCACCTGGAACCGCAGACGGTTCTCGTCTCCCTCATGAAGGGCGTCGAACTCGGCACCGCCAAGCGGATGAGCGAGGTCATCGAGGACGTCACCCAGGTGTCCCCGGACCGCATCGCCGTCATCACCGGGCCCAACCTCGCCAAGGAGATCGCCGAGCGCCGCCCCGCCGCGGCCGTCGTCGCCTGCCGGGACGAGACCGTCGCCCAGCGCCTCCAGGCCGCCTGCCACACCCCGTACTTCCGCCCGTACACCAGCACCGACGTGGTCGGCTGCGAACTCGGCGGCGCCGTCAAGAACGTCATCGGCCTCGCCGTCGGCATCGCGGACGGCATGGGGCTCGGCGACAACACCAAGGGCTCGCTCATCACCCGGGGCCTCGCCGAGACGATCCGGCTGGGCGCGGCCATGGGCGCCGACCCGCTGACCTTCTCCGGACTCGCCGGTCTCGGCGACCTGGTGGCGACCTGCTCCTCGCCGCTCTCGCGCAACCACACCTTCGGCACCAACCTCGGCCGCGGCATGACGCTCCAGGAGACCATCGCCGCCACCAAGCAGACCGCCGAGGGCGTCAAGTCCTGCGAATCGGTGCTCGACCTGGCCCGCCGGCACGGCGTGGAGATGCCGCTGACCGAGACCATCGTGAGCATCGTGCACGAGGGCAAGCCGCCGAAGGTCGCGGTCAAGGAGCTCATGTCGCGCAGCGCCAAGGCGGAACGGCACTGA
- a CDS encoding D-alanine--D-alanine ligase family protein: MSSENLPQSPEQQLRKPRVAVVFGGRSSEHGISVVTAGAVLNAIDRTKYDVLPIGITTDGRWALTADEPERMAIANRTMPDVAQLAESEEGGVVLSVDPGSREVVYTEPGAVPKALGEVDVVFPVLHGPYGEDGTLQGLLELSGVPYVGAGVLASAVGQDKEYMKRVFTSFGLAVGPYLVVRPREWDNDPTAVRKRITGFADEHGWPLFIKPARAGSSIGITKVEDASGLDAAIEEARRHDPKFLVESLLRGREIECGVLEFEDGPRASVPAEIPPVTAHDFYDFEAKYIDSASGIVPAPLTEEQTAEVQQLAVEAFDACSCEGLVRADFFLTEDGGFVINEINTLPGFTPISMYPRMWQESGVSYQQLVDRLIQAALNRPTGLR, translated from the coding sequence ATGAGCAGCGAGAACCTCCCCCAGAGCCCGGAGCAGCAGCTCCGCAAGCCGCGCGTGGCCGTCGTGTTCGGCGGCCGCAGCTCCGAACACGGCATTTCGGTGGTCACGGCCGGCGCCGTCCTGAACGCCATCGACCGGACCAAGTACGACGTCCTGCCGATCGGCATCACGACGGACGGCCGCTGGGCGCTCACCGCCGACGAACCCGAACGCATGGCCATCGCCAACCGGACCATGCCGGACGTGGCGCAGCTGGCCGAGTCCGAGGAGGGCGGGGTCGTGCTCTCCGTCGACCCCGGCAGCCGCGAAGTGGTCTACACCGAGCCCGGCGCGGTGCCCAAGGCGCTCGGCGAGGTCGACGTCGTCTTCCCCGTCCTGCACGGCCCGTACGGCGAGGACGGCACCCTCCAGGGGCTCCTGGAGCTGTCCGGTGTGCCGTACGTGGGCGCCGGGGTGCTCGCCTCGGCCGTCGGCCAGGACAAGGAGTACATGAAGCGGGTCTTCACGTCCTTCGGCCTCGCCGTCGGCCCGTACCTGGTGGTCCGCCCCCGCGAGTGGGACAACGACCCGACCGCCGTCCGCAAGCGCATCACCGGCTTCGCCGACGAGCACGGCTGGCCGCTCTTCATCAAGCCCGCCCGGGCCGGCTCGTCCATCGGTATCACCAAGGTCGAGGACGCCTCCGGTCTCGACGCGGCCATCGAGGAGGCCCGCCGCCACGACCCGAAGTTCCTGGTCGAGTCGCTGCTGAGGGGCCGCGAGATCGAGTGCGGCGTCCTGGAGTTCGAGGACGGGCCGCGCGCCAGCGTCCCGGCCGAGATCCCGCCGGTCACCGCGCACGACTTCTACGACTTCGAGGCCAAGTACATCGACTCCGCCTCCGGGATCGTGCCGGCGCCGCTCACCGAGGAGCAGACCGCCGAGGTCCAGCAGCTCGCCGTCGAGGCCTTCGACGCCTGCTCCTGCGAGGGCCTGGTGCGCGCCGACTTCTTCCTCACCGAGGACGGCGGCTTCGTCATCAACGAGATCAACACCCTGCCGGGCTTCACCCCGATCTCCATGTACCCGCGCATGTGGCAGGAGAGCGGCGTCAGCTACCAGCAGCTGGTGGACCGGCTCATCCAGGCCGCGCTGAACCGGCCGACCGGCCTGCGCTGA
- a CDS encoding DUF3515 domain-containing protein, translated as MTSSSRRLLRPVFLGPSAALMLLVAGCSGGEATASVTVPSPSPEAAAYCRALDGELPDTVGGLERNDPEPASVLTAGWGDGAIVLRCGVERPAKMDDDQSKGITASGVNWMLEQRDGDGPRLTTTLRKTYVEVSLSEAYAHDTTPLAAFAPAVKKTIPNRF; from the coding sequence GTGACGTCCTCCAGCCGCCGGCTCCTCCGCCCCGTGTTCCTCGGTCCGTCCGCCGCCCTGATGCTGCTGGTGGCGGGCTGTTCCGGGGGCGAGGCGACGGCGTCGGTCACGGTGCCCTCCCCGTCCCCGGAAGCCGCAGCCTACTGCCGCGCGCTGGACGGGGAACTGCCGGACACCGTCGGCGGTCTGGAGCGGAACGACCCCGAACCCGCCTCGGTGCTGACCGCCGGGTGGGGGGACGGGGCGATCGTACTGCGCTGCGGTGTCGAGCGCCCCGCGAAGATGGACGACGACCAGTCGAAGGGCATCACCGCGAGCGGGGTCAACTGGATGCTGGAGCAGCGGGACGGCGACGGTCCCCGGCTGACGACGACCCTGCGCAAGACGTACGTCGAGGTGTCGCTCTCGGAGGCGTACGCGCATGACACGACGCCGCTCGCGGCGTTCGCCCCGGCGGTGAAGAAGACGATCCCGAACCGGTTCTAG
- a CDS encoding Lrp/AsnC ligand binding domain-containing protein, with protein MVQAYILIQTEVGKASIVAETISKLPGVIQAEDVTGPYDVIVRAQADTVDELGRMVVARVQQVDGITRTLTCPVVHL; from the coding sequence GTGGTACAGGCGTACATCCTCATTCAGACCGAGGTGGGCAAGGCGTCGATCGTCGCCGAGACCATCTCCAAGCTCCCGGGAGTCATCCAGGCAGAAGACGTCACCGGTCCCTACGACGTGATCGTGCGTGCCCAGGCCGACACGGTGGACGAGCTCGGGCGCATGGTGGTGGCGCGGGTCCAGCAAGTGGACGGCATCACCCGAACCCTTACCTGCCCGGTCGTTCACCTGTAG
- a CDS encoding thiamine-phosphate kinase, producing MKATVGELGEFGLIKELTSRLTTTPAVRLGPGDDAAVVTAPDRRVVASTDILLEGRHFRRDWSTAYDVGRKAAAQNLADIAAMGAVPTALLLGLVVPAELPVTWAAELMDGLRDECQVAGAAVVGGDVVRGDLITVSITALGDLRNHEPVTRAGAQPGDVVAVTGWLGWSAAGYAVLSRGFRSPRAFVEAHRRPEPPYHAGPAAAGLGATAMTDVSDGLVADLGHIAEASKVRIDLRSGLIDVPSQMSDIGQAVGVDPMQWVLTGGEDHAIVATFPPDVKLPARWKVIGEVLNPSALPQVTVDGAPWTSKNGWDHFGDIEDSQ from the coding sequence GTGAAGGCAACCGTGGGCGAGTTGGGGGAGTTCGGGCTCATCAAGGAGCTCACGTCCCGGCTCACCACCACTCCGGCGGTCCGGCTCGGCCCGGGCGACGACGCCGCGGTCGTGACCGCCCCCGACCGCAGGGTCGTGGCCAGCACGGACATCCTGCTGGAGGGACGGCACTTCCGGCGCGACTGGTCGACGGCGTACGACGTGGGCCGCAAGGCCGCCGCGCAGAACCTCGCCGACATCGCCGCCATGGGCGCCGTGCCCACCGCGCTCCTGCTCGGCCTCGTCGTCCCGGCCGAACTCCCGGTCACCTGGGCCGCCGAGCTGATGGACGGACTGCGCGACGAGTGCCAGGTCGCGGGGGCGGCCGTGGTCGGCGGGGACGTCGTGCGCGGCGACCTCATCACCGTCTCGATCACCGCGCTCGGCGACCTGCGCAACCACGAACCCGTCACCCGGGCCGGCGCCCAGCCCGGGGACGTCGTCGCCGTCACCGGCTGGCTCGGCTGGTCCGCCGCCGGATACGCCGTGCTCTCCCGGGGCTTCCGCTCGCCGCGCGCCTTCGTGGAGGCCCACCGCCGCCCCGAACCGCCGTACCACGCGGGCCCCGCCGCCGCCGGGCTCGGCGCCACCGCCATGACCGACGTCAGCGACGGGCTCGTCGCCGACCTCGGGCACATCGCCGAGGCCAGCAAGGTCCGCATCGACCTGCGGTCCGGGCTCATCGACGTGCCGTCCCAGATGTCGGACATCGGCCAGGCCGTTGGCGTCGACCCCATGCAGTGGGTGCTGACCGGTGGCGAGGACCACGCCATCGTCGCGACCTTCCCGCCCGACGTGAAGCTCCCGGCCCGCTGGAAGGTGATCGGCGAGGTCCTCAACCCGTCGGCGCTGCCCCAGGTGACGGTCGACGGAGCGCCCTGGACCAGCAAGAACGGCTGGGACCACTTCGGCGACATCGAGGACTCCCAGTAG
- the thiD gene encoding bifunctional hydroxymethylpyrimidine kinase/phosphomethylpyrimidine kinase, which yields MPTTTSIPPRVLTVAGSDSGGGAGIQADLKTMLALGTHGMSVLTAVTAQNSLGVQGAWELPPEAVRAQYRSVVDDIGVDAVKTGMLASAPLVETVAELLADTAAPVVVDPVGVSKHGDPLLAADALESVRTKLLPVATVATPNLDEVAQLTGIDVTDEAGMRRAAGALLAFGPRWVVIKGGHLPGEPVDLLTDGSEEHWLRAPRHDNRHTHGTGCTLASAIASHLARGAGVPEAVRAAKAYVTGAIEAGFPLGAGIGPVRHGWRLRDAG from the coding sequence ATGCCGACAACCACCTCCATACCGCCCCGCGTGCTCACCGTCGCCGGATCCGACTCCGGCGGCGGTGCGGGCATCCAGGCCGACCTCAAGACGATGCTCGCCCTGGGCACGCACGGGATGAGCGTGCTCACCGCCGTCACCGCGCAGAACTCCCTCGGCGTCCAGGGCGCCTGGGAGCTGCCCCCCGAGGCGGTCCGCGCCCAGTACCGCAGCGTCGTGGACGACATCGGCGTCGACGCCGTCAAGACCGGGATGCTGGCGTCCGCCCCGCTCGTGGAGACCGTCGCGGAACTCCTCGCCGACACCGCGGCGCCCGTCGTCGTGGACCCCGTCGGCGTCTCCAAGCACGGCGACCCGCTCCTCGCCGCCGACGCCCTGGAATCCGTCCGTACGAAGCTGCTCCCCGTCGCGACCGTGGCGACGCCCAACCTGGACGAGGTGGCGCAGCTCACGGGCATCGACGTCACCGACGAGGCCGGGATGCGCCGGGCCGCCGGCGCGCTGCTCGCCTTCGGGCCCCGCTGGGTCGTGATCAAGGGCGGGCATCTGCCCGGCGAGCCCGTCGACCTGCTCACCGACGGCAGCGAGGAGCACTGGCTGCGCGCCCCCCGCCACGACAACCGGCACACCCACGGCACCGGCTGCACCCTGGCATCGGCCATCGCGAGCCATCTGGCACGGGGCGCCGGGGTGCCGGAGGCGGTCCGGGCCGCGAAGGCCTATGTCACCGGGGCGATCGAGGCGGGCTTCCCACTGGGCGCGGGCATCGGCCCGGTCCGCCACGGCTGGCGGTTGCGCGACGCCGGCTGA
- the rpmB gene encoding 50S ribosomal protein L28, with amino-acid sequence MAANCDVCGKGPSFGNNISHSHRRTSRRWNPNIQRVRAVVGRTPKRLNVCTSCIKAGKVAR; translated from the coding sequence GTGGCTGCCAACTGCGACGTTTGCGGCAAGGGGCCGAGCTTCGGCAACAACATTTCGCACTCGCACCGCCGTACGTCCCGTCGCTGGAACCCCAACATCCAGCGCGTGCGTGCCGTGGTCGGTCGGACGCCGAAGCGGCTCAACGTCTGCACCTCGTGCATCAAGGCCGGCAAGGTCGCGCGCTGA
- a CDS encoding DAK2 domain-containing protein, which yields MPQTADEPDAVAVRSWCSLALEALGREREAIDAINVYPVADGDTGTNLYLTVESAAAAVEAVFAAHATGTSVPSAADAVRAMAHGALIGARGNSGTILAQLLRGMAGVLAEGTGGDRMRLALAQAAAWAREAVAHPVEGTVLTVADRAAAAAAQAAPGADTAEVARAAYEGARAALDATPGQLPALARAGVVDAGGRGLVTLLGALVEAVSGRGPERPYETPVPFVPVGGGDAECPAGDDGDGGGPAFEVIYLLEADDEAVERLRARLDALGDSLVVVGGDGLWNVHVHVDDAGAAVEAGVEAGRPYRIRITHFAADRAHARPEPARRAVVVVVPGDGLAALCREAGATTVLARPGEPPASGELADAVRRAHAREVVLLPNDADLRHTAAAAAEQARAQGVRVAVIPTRAAVQGIAALAVHEPDRSFDEDVVAMTSAAGATRYAELAVAERQSWTTAGICQAGDILGLIDGDVAVIGQDVPGTARKVLDRMLAAGGELVTLVLGENTPPTLAEALEQHVRDGHLAVDTTTYRGGHQGAPLLIGVE from the coding sequence GTGCCGCAGACCGCCGACGAACCGGATGCCGTCGCGGTACGGAGCTGGTGCTCCCTGGCCCTCGAAGCGCTCGGCCGGGAGCGGGAGGCGATCGACGCGATCAACGTCTATCCCGTCGCCGACGGGGACACCGGTACCAACCTCTACCTGACCGTCGAATCCGCGGCCGCCGCCGTCGAAGCGGTCTTCGCCGCCCACGCGACCGGCACCTCGGTGCCCTCCGCCGCCGACGCGGTCCGGGCCATGGCCCACGGCGCCCTCATCGGAGCCCGCGGCAACTCCGGCACGATCCTCGCCCAGCTCCTGCGCGGCATGGCCGGCGTCCTCGCGGAGGGCACCGGCGGCGACCGGATGCGCCTCGCCCTCGCCCAGGCCGCCGCCTGGGCCCGCGAAGCCGTCGCCCACCCCGTCGAGGGCACCGTCCTCACCGTCGCGGACCGGGCCGCGGCCGCCGCGGCACAGGCCGCCCCCGGCGCGGACACGGCCGAGGTGGCCCGGGCCGCCTACGAGGGCGCCCGCGCCGCACTGGACGCGACGCCCGGACAGCTCCCCGCCCTCGCCAGGGCCGGGGTGGTCGACGCCGGGGGGCGCGGCCTGGTCACCCTGCTCGGCGCCCTGGTCGAAGCCGTCTCGGGACGGGGCCCGGAGCGGCCGTACGAGACCCCCGTCCCGTTCGTCCCGGTGGGCGGCGGCGACGCGGAGTGCCCGGCGGGCGACGACGGGGACGGGGGCGGCCCCGCCTTCGAGGTGATCTACCTGCTGGAAGCGGACGACGAGGCCGTCGAGCGGCTGCGCGCCCGGCTGGACGCCCTCGGCGACTCCCTGGTGGTGGTCGGCGGCGACGGGCTGTGGAACGTCCACGTCCATGTGGACGACGCCGGAGCCGCGGTCGAGGCGGGCGTCGAGGCCGGCCGCCCCTACCGCATCCGCATCACCCACTTCGCCGCCGACCGCGCCCACGCCCGCCCCGAGCCCGCCCGGCGCGCGGTCGTGGTGGTCGTCCCGGGCGACGGCCTCGCCGCCCTCTGCCGGGAGGCCGGAGCGACGACCGTGCTCGCCCGGCCCGGCGAACCGCCCGCCAGCGGCGAACTGGCCGACGCCGTCCGCCGCGCCCACGCCCGCGAGGTGGTCCTCCTCCCGAACGACGCGGACCTGCGCCACACCGCGGCCGCCGCCGCCGAACAGGCCAGGGCCCAGGGCGTCCGGGTCGCCGTCATCCCGACCCGGGCCGCCGTCCAGGGCATCGCGGCCCTCGCCGTCCACGAGCCGGACCGCAGCTTCGACGAGGACGTGGTCGCGATGACCTCGGCCGCGGGCGCCACCCGCTACGCCGAACTCGCCGTCGCCGAACGGCAGTCCTGGACCACGGCGGGCATCTGCCAGGCCGGCGACATCCTCGGGCTCATCGACGGCGACGTGGCGGTCATCGGCCAGGACGTCCCCGGTACCGCCCGCAAGGTGCTGGACCGGATGCTCGCGGCCGGGGGCGAACTGGTCACCCTGGTCCTGGGCGAGAACACCCCGCCCACGCTGGCCGAAGCCCTGGAACAGCACGTCCGCGACGGGCACCTCGCGGTGGACACCACCACCTACCGGGGCGGCCACCAGGGCGCGCCGCTGCTGATCGGCGTCGAGTAG
- the recG gene encoding ATP-dependent DNA helicase RecG translates to MDRVSAFEEPLKKLLGGPTAKVMAEHLDLHTVGDLLHHYPRRYEERGRLTALTDLPLDEHVTVVAQVADARVLTFNGGRGKRLEVTLTDGHGRLQLVFFGHGVHKPHKDLLPGRRAMFAGKVSVFNRKMQLAHPTYQLLDADSADDAGATEAVDAFAGKLLPIYPACKQLDSWRIAKAVDAVLPSAQEAVDPLPEALREGRGFTSLPEALLKIHRPATKADVAAARDRLKWDEAFVLQVALARRRYADTQLPAVARRPAPDGLLDAFDAKLPFTLTDGQLKVSREIFDDLATEHPMHRLLQGEVGSGKTMVALRAMLAVVDAGGQAAMLAPTEVLAQQHHRSITEMMGELAEGGMLGGSDQGTKVVLLTGSMGTAARRQALLDLVTGEAGIVIGTHALIEDKVKFHDLGLVVVDEQHRFGVEQRDALRSKGKQPPHLLVMTATPIPRTVAMTVFGDLETSVLDQLPAGRSPIASHVVPAKDKPHFLSRAWERVREEVENGHQAYVVCPRIGDDEDDPAKKKGKKTAEEEATADKRPPLAVLEIAEQLAKGPLHGLRVEVLHGRMQPDDKDDVMRRFAAGDVDVLVATTVIEVGVNVPNATAMVIMDADRFGVSQLHQLRGRVGRGSAPGLCLLVTEAHEASPARARLSAVAATLDGFELSRIDLEQRREGDVLGQAQSGVRSSLRVLSVIDDEEVIAAARQEAVAVVAADPELTHLPELRTALDALLDKEREEYLDKG, encoded by the coding sequence ATGGATCGCGTGTCTGCGTTCGAAGAACCCCTCAAGAAGCTGCTCGGCGGACCCACCGCGAAGGTGATGGCCGAACACCTCGACCTGCACACCGTCGGTGATCTCCTCCATCACTACCCGCGCCGGTACGAGGAGCGCGGCCGGCTCACGGCGCTGACCGACCTCCCGCTGGACGAGCACGTCACGGTCGTCGCCCAGGTCGCCGACGCCCGCGTCCTCACCTTCAACGGCGGCCGCGGCAAGCGCCTCGAAGTGACCCTCACCGACGGGCACGGCCGCCTCCAGCTCGTCTTCTTCGGACACGGCGTCCACAAACCGCACAAGGACCTGCTGCCCGGCCGCCGCGCGATGTTCGCCGGCAAGGTCTCCGTCTTCAACCGCAAGATGCAGCTCGCCCACCCCACGTACCAGCTGCTCGACGCCGACTCCGCGGACGACGCCGGGGCGACGGAGGCCGTGGACGCCTTCGCGGGGAAGCTGCTGCCGATCTACCCCGCCTGCAAGCAGCTCGACTCCTGGCGGATCGCCAAGGCGGTCGACGCGGTGCTGCCCAGCGCCCAGGAGGCCGTCGACCCCCTCCCCGAAGCCCTGCGCGAGGGGCGCGGCTTCACCTCGCTGCCCGAGGCCCTGCTCAAGATCCACCGCCCGGCCACCAAGGCCGACGTGGCCGCGGCCCGGGACCGGCTCAAGTGGGACGAGGCATTCGTCCTCCAGGTCGCCCTGGCCCGCCGCAGGTACGCCGACACCCAGCTCCCCGCCGTCGCCCGCAGGCCCGCCCCCGACGGGCTCCTCGACGCTTTTGACGCGAAGCTGCCGTTCACCCTCACCGACGGCCAGCTCAAGGTCTCCAGGGAGATCTTCGACGACCTCGCCACCGAACACCCGATGCACCGCCTCCTCCAAGGCGAAGTCGGCTCGGGTAAGACCATGGTGGCCCTGCGCGCCATGCTCGCCGTGGTCGACGCGGGCGGCCAGGCCGCCATGCTCGCGCCCACCGAGGTCCTGGCCCAGCAGCACCACCGTTCGATCACCGAGATGATGGGGGAGCTGGCGGAAGGCGGCATGCTGGGGGGCTCCGACCAGGGCACCAAGGTCGTCCTGCTCACCGGGTCCATGGGCACCGCCGCCCGCCGGCAGGCCCTGCTCGACCTGGTCACCGGCGAGGCGGGCATCGTCATCGGGACGCACGCCCTGATCGAGGACAAGGTCAAGTTCCACGACCTGGGCCTGGTCGTCGTGGACGAACAGCACCGCTTCGGCGTCGAGCAGCGCGACGCCCTCCGGTCCAAGGGGAAGCAACCGCCCCACCTCCTCGTCATGACCGCGACGCCCATTCCCCGTACCGTCGCCATGACCGTCTTCGGGGACCTGGAGACCTCCGTCCTCGACCAGCTCCCGGCCGGCCGCTCGCCCATCGCCAGCCACGTCGTCCCCGCCAAGGACAAGCCGCACTTCCTCAGCCGCGCCTGGGAACGCGTCCGCGAGGAGGTGGAGAACGGCCACCAGGCGTACGTCGTCTGCCCCCGCATCGGCGACGACGAGGACGACCCCGCCAAGAAGAAGGGGAAGAAGACGGCCGAGGAGGAGGCGACGGCCGACAAGCGCCCGCCGCTCGCCGTCCTGGAGATCGCCGAACAGCTCGCCAAGGGCCCCCTGCACGGACTGCGCGTCGAGGTGCTGCACGGCAGGATGCAGCCCGACGACAAGGACGACGTGATGCGCCGCTTCGCCGCCGGTGACGTCGACGTCCTGGTCGCCACCACCGTCATCGAGGTCGGCGTCAACGTCCCCAACGCCACCGCGATGGTCATCATGGACGCCGACCGCTTCGGCGTCTCCCAGCTGCACCAGCTGCGCGGCCGGGTCGGCCGCGGCTCCGCCCCCGGACTCTGCCTGCTGGTCACCGAGGCCCACGAGGCGAGCCCCGCCCGGGCCCGGCTCTCCGCCGTCGCCGCGACCCTGGACGGCTTCGAGCTCTCCCGTATCGACCTCGAACAGCGCCGCGAGGGCGATGTGCTCGGCCAGGCCCAGTCCGGGGTGCGCTCCTCGCTGCGCGTCCTCAGCGTCATCGACGACGAGGAGGTCATCGCCGCCGCCCGCCAGGAGGCCGTCGCCGTCGTCGCCGCCGACCCCGAGCTCACGCACCTGCCCGAGCTGCGCACCGCCCTGGACGCCCTGCTCGACAAGGAGCGCGAGGAGTACCTGGACAAGGGGTGA